A genomic segment from Chanos chanos chromosome 2, fChaCha1.1, whole genome shotgun sequence encodes:
- the cyld gene encoding ubiquitin carboxyl-terminal hydrolase CYLD isoform X3: protein MSSTLWSQEKPSGGYRDDWRFYIVVKECVVEKPPQKSQRIPRGSLGQACQERNSLGRTLPPSKGKRSLRILDQTNVVVSLDERDVRELDEKLAELLFPITNCEERYALLCNTPRLERARNIDCGSKVRVQLRSGDDPLPGVVRFKGALLPDRALSGIWFGVELLEEGRGQGFTEGSYQGQQLFRCEDECGVFVALDKLELWEDDDLEVDHVTLDSNEHDNEGDFPPLEINSRVLVQTTEGIEHGTIIFCDLLPGNESLGYFVGVDMDKPIGDWDGVFDGKLLCNFASLEHTRLVPICDVMPEFSMQDQRLPKHSFASRGGGSDKQSSSQTKPKSKVGEDPAKSLTDTPPDFNQPSPPSRAPPAASLSNDNKFHSLPFSLSRKTGSNGSMSYGPLSLSAQSVMGEQQEATPPPPPPAATAPSPRPASPQRGGQPGLEVGSLVEVKENPPLCGVIRWVGVPPGLQEPLAGLELEEECVGCTDGTFKGTRYFTCPPKKALFVKLKCCRPDSRFPSLPHSPNPIERCNSIAFGGYLSEVVYENTPPRTENDGLEVMVGKKKGIQGHYNSCYLDSTLFCLFAFSSVLDTVLLRPRAKTDVEYYRETQELLRTEIVNPLRIHGYVCATKIMKLRRILEKVEAASGFTSEEKDPEEFLNILFHHILRVDPLLKLRSAGQKVQDSYFYQIFMDKNDKVLVPTSQQLLEWSFINSDLKFAEAPSCLIIQMPRFGKEFKMFNKIFPSLELDITDLLEDTPRECRICGGLALYECKECYEDGDITPGKIKQFCEKCNTQVHLHPRRKAHRHGKLSVPKELQEGLCRQGSFPRQRMELFAVLCIETSHYVAFVKYGSADSAWLFFDSMADRDGGQNGFNIPQVSPCPEVGAYLKMSPEELHALDPKNIQGFARRLLCDAYMCMYQSPTMSLYK from the exons ATGAGCTCTACGTTGTGGAGCCAGGAGAAACCCAGCGGGGGTTACCGTGACGACTGGCGGTTCTACATCGTGGTGAAAGAATGCGTGGTGGAGAAGCCCCCTCAGAAGAGCCAGCGGATCCCTCGCGGGAGCCTGGGTCAGGCGTGCCAGGAGCGGAACAGCCTGGGCCGCACCTTACCGCCCAGCAAGGGCAAACGAAGCCTGCGTATCCTGGACCAGACCAACGTGGTGGTGAGCCTGGACGAGAGAGATGTTCGGGAGCTGGACGAGAAGCTGGCGGAGCTGCTTTTTCCCATCACTAACTGCGAGGAACGCTACGCCCTTCTGTGCAACACGCCCAGACTCGAACGAGCCCGGAACATTGACTGCGGCTCCAAGGTGCGCGTGCAGCTGCGGTCGGGGGACGACCCCCTGCCCGGAGTGGTGCGCTTTAAAGGGGCGCTGCTGCCCGACCGTGCCCTCTCTGGGATATGGTTTGGAGTGGAGCTGCTG GAGGAGGGTCGCGGACAGGGCTTCACGGAGGGCTCCTACCAGGGTCAGCAGCTCTTCCGCTGTGAGGATGAGTGCGGCGTCTTCGTCGCTCTCGACAAACTGGAGCTGTGGGAGGACGACGACCTTGAGGTCGATCACGTGACACTGGATTCTAACGAGCACGATAACGAGGGCGATTTCCCGCCGTTGGAGATTAACTCTCGCGTTCTGGTGCAAACCACTGAGGGTATTGAACACGGAACCATCATCTTTTGCGATTTGTTGCCTGGCAACGAGAGCCTAGGGTACTTTGTGGGAGTTGATATG gacaaaCCTATTGGAGACTGGGATGGTGTTTTTGATGGCAAGCTGCTGTGTAATTTCGCCAGCCTCGAACACACTCGTCTTGTTCCCATCTGTGACGTAATGCCAG AGTTCTCCATGCAGGACCAGAGGCTCCCCAAACACAGCTTCGCTTCCAGAGGTGGTGGCAGTGACAAGCAGTCCTCCAGCCAGACTAAACCAAAGAGCAAAG TTGGGGAGGATCCTGCCAAGTCCTTGACGGACACGCCCCCTGACTTCAACCAACCTTCCCCTCCCTCCAGAGCTCCGCCCGCTGCCTCCCTGTCCAATGACAACAAATTCCACTCACTACCCTTTAGCCTGAGCCGCAAAACGGGGTCCAACGGGAGCATGAGCTATGGTCCGCTCTCCCTGTCTGCCCAATCAGTGATGGGGGAACAGCAGGAGGCcacacctccacccccacccccagctgCAACGGCCCCCTCCCCAAGGCCAGCGTCTCCCCAGCGAGGAGGGCAGCCCGGACTAGAAGTTGGCTCTCTGGTTGAGGTGAAAGAGAACCCTCCCCTGTGTGGGGTCATTCGCTGGGTGGGCGTGCCCCCCGGACTACAAGAACCCCTCGCTGGGTTAGAACTG gaggaggagtgtgtggggTGCACAGACGGCACGTTTAAAGGCACACGTTACTTCACATGCCCTCCTAAGAAAGCTCTGTTCGTCAAACTGAAGTGCTGCAGACCCGACTCGCGCTTCCCCTCTCTGCCCCATTCGCCAAATCCTATAGAGCGCTGCAACTCCAtcg CCTTTGGGGGCTACCTGAGTGAAGTGGTGTATGAAAACACCCCTCCGCGTACAGAGAACGATGGATTGGAAGTGATGGTGGGAAAGAAGAAAGGCATTCAGGGTCATTATAACTCCTGTTACCTGGACTCCACGCTCTTCTG CCTGTTTGCATTCAGCTCAGTACTGGACACAGTGCTTTTGCGGCCGAGAGCTAAAACCGACGTGGAGTACTATAGAGAAACACAGGAGCTGCTACGAACGGAGATAGTCAACCCACTGCGCAT acaCGGTTATGTGTGTGCCACGAAAATTATGAAACTCAGGAGAATTCTGGAGAAGGTGGAGGCAGCGTCTGGCTTTACCTCtgaggagaaag ATCCTGAAGAGTTCCTGAACATTCTCTTTCACCACATCCTACGAGTGGATCCCTTACTCAAGCTGAG GTCCGCAGGGCAGAAGGTTCAGGACTCGTACTTCTATCAGATCTTCATGGATAAGAATGACAAAGTACTTGTGCCCACAAGTCAGCAGCTACTGGAGTGGTCTTTCATCAACAGTGACCTCAAGTTTGCAGAG gCTCCATCCTGCCTTATAATTCAGATGCCACGCTTTGGGAAAGAGTTCAAGATGTTTAACAAGATCTTCCCCTCTCTGGAGTTGGACATCACAGATCTGCTTGAAGACA ctcCCAGGGAGTGTCGTATTTGTGGAGGTTTAGCTCTGTATGAGTGTAAGGAGTGTTATGAAGATGGTGACATCACCCCGGGCAAGATTAAACAGTTCTGTGAAAAGTGTAACACACAG gtTCACCTCCACCCTCGGCGGAAGGCCCATCGCCACGGTAAGCTGTCGGTTCCTAAGGAGCTGCAGGAGGGGCTGTGTCGTCAGGGCTCGTTTCCACGGCAGCGGATGGAGTTGTTTGCGGTGTTGTGTATAGAGACTAGTCACTACGTGGCCTTTGTTAAGTATGGATCAGCTGACTCTGCGTGGCTGTTCTTCGACAGCATGGCAGACCGCGACG gAGGCCAGAATGGCTTTAACATCCCCCAGGTATCTCCGTGTCCTGAGGTGGGAGCGTACCTGAAGATGAGCCCTGAGGAGCTACATGCCCTGGACCCCAAAAACATCCAGGGTTTTGCCCGCCGTCTGCTCTGCGACgcatacatgtgcatgtacCAGAGCCCTACCATGAGCCTGTACAAATAA
- the cyld gene encoding ubiquitin carboxyl-terminal hydrolase CYLD isoform X1, which yields MSSTLWSQEKPSGGYRDDWRFYIVVKECVVEKPPQKSQRIPRGSLGQACQERNSLGRTLPPSKGKRSLRILDQTNVVVSLDERDVRELDEKLAELLFPITNCEERYALLCNTPRLERARNIDCGSKVRVQLRSGDDPLPGVVRFKGALLPDRALSGIWFGVELLEEGRGQGFTEGSYQGQQLFRCEDECGVFVALDKLELWEDDDLEVDHVTLDSNEHDNEGDFPPLEINSRVLVQTTEGIEHGTIIFCDLLPGNESLGYFVGVDMDKPIGDWDGVFDGKLLCNFASLEHTRLVPICDVMPEFSMQDQRLPKHSFASRGGGSDKQSSSQTKPKSKGLGMQSGGRSKSEFYYTLNGSSVHHPAQSKSKSTWYIDEVGEDPAKSLTDTPPDFNQPSPPSRAPPAASLSNDNKFHSLPFSLSRKTGSNGSMSYGPLSLSAQSVMGEQQEATPPPPPPAATAPSPRPASPQRGGQPGLEVGSLVEVKENPPLCGVIRWVGVPPGLQEPLAGLELEEECVGCTDGTFKGTRYFTCPPKKALFVKLKCCRPDSRFPSLPHSPNPIERCNSIAFGGYLSEVVYENTPPRTENDGLEVMVGKKKGIQGHYNSCYLDSTLFCLFAFSSVLDTVLLRPRAKTDVEYYRETQELLRTEIVNPLRIHGYVCATKIMKLRRILEKVEAASGFTSEEKDPEEFLNILFHHILRVDPLLKLRSAGQKVQDSYFYQIFMDKNDKVLVPTSQQLLEWSFINSDLKFAEAPSCLIIQMPRFGKEFKMFNKIFPSLELDITDLLEDTPRECRICGGLALYECKECYEDGDITPGKIKQFCEKCNTQVHLHPRRKAHRHGKLSVPKELQEGLCRQGSFPRQRMELFAVLCIETSHYVAFVKYGSADSAWLFFDSMADRDGGQNGFNIPQVSPCPEVGAYLKMSPEELHALDPKNIQGFARRLLCDAYMCMYQSPTMSLYK from the exons ATGAGCTCTACGTTGTGGAGCCAGGAGAAACCCAGCGGGGGTTACCGTGACGACTGGCGGTTCTACATCGTGGTGAAAGAATGCGTGGTGGAGAAGCCCCCTCAGAAGAGCCAGCGGATCCCTCGCGGGAGCCTGGGTCAGGCGTGCCAGGAGCGGAACAGCCTGGGCCGCACCTTACCGCCCAGCAAGGGCAAACGAAGCCTGCGTATCCTGGACCAGACCAACGTGGTGGTGAGCCTGGACGAGAGAGATGTTCGGGAGCTGGACGAGAAGCTGGCGGAGCTGCTTTTTCCCATCACTAACTGCGAGGAACGCTACGCCCTTCTGTGCAACACGCCCAGACTCGAACGAGCCCGGAACATTGACTGCGGCTCCAAGGTGCGCGTGCAGCTGCGGTCGGGGGACGACCCCCTGCCCGGAGTGGTGCGCTTTAAAGGGGCGCTGCTGCCCGACCGTGCCCTCTCTGGGATATGGTTTGGAGTGGAGCTGCTG GAGGAGGGTCGCGGACAGGGCTTCACGGAGGGCTCCTACCAGGGTCAGCAGCTCTTCCGCTGTGAGGATGAGTGCGGCGTCTTCGTCGCTCTCGACAAACTGGAGCTGTGGGAGGACGACGACCTTGAGGTCGATCACGTGACACTGGATTCTAACGAGCACGATAACGAGGGCGATTTCCCGCCGTTGGAGATTAACTCTCGCGTTCTGGTGCAAACCACTGAGGGTATTGAACACGGAACCATCATCTTTTGCGATTTGTTGCCTGGCAACGAGAGCCTAGGGTACTTTGTGGGAGTTGATATG gacaaaCCTATTGGAGACTGGGATGGTGTTTTTGATGGCAAGCTGCTGTGTAATTTCGCCAGCCTCGAACACACTCGTCTTGTTCCCATCTGTGACGTAATGCCAG AGTTCTCCATGCAGGACCAGAGGCTCCCCAAACACAGCTTCGCTTCCAGAGGTGGTGGCAGTGACAAGCAGTCCTCCAGCCAGACTAAACCAAAGAGCAAAG GGTTAGGCATGCAGAGTGGAGGTAGAAGCAAATCAGAGTTTTATTACACTTTAAACGGCAGTTCTGTCCATCACCCTGCCCAATCCAAATCCAAAAGCACATGGTACATTGATGAAG TTGGGGAGGATCCTGCCAAGTCCTTGACGGACACGCCCCCTGACTTCAACCAACCTTCCCCTCCCTCCAGAGCTCCGCCCGCTGCCTCCCTGTCCAATGACAACAAATTCCACTCACTACCCTTTAGCCTGAGCCGCAAAACGGGGTCCAACGGGAGCATGAGCTATGGTCCGCTCTCCCTGTCTGCCCAATCAGTGATGGGGGAACAGCAGGAGGCcacacctccacccccacccccagctgCAACGGCCCCCTCCCCAAGGCCAGCGTCTCCCCAGCGAGGAGGGCAGCCCGGACTAGAAGTTGGCTCTCTGGTTGAGGTGAAAGAGAACCCTCCCCTGTGTGGGGTCATTCGCTGGGTGGGCGTGCCCCCCGGACTACAAGAACCCCTCGCTGGGTTAGAACTG gaggaggagtgtgtggggTGCACAGACGGCACGTTTAAAGGCACACGTTACTTCACATGCCCTCCTAAGAAAGCTCTGTTCGTCAAACTGAAGTGCTGCAGACCCGACTCGCGCTTCCCCTCTCTGCCCCATTCGCCAAATCCTATAGAGCGCTGCAACTCCAtcg CCTTTGGGGGCTACCTGAGTGAAGTGGTGTATGAAAACACCCCTCCGCGTACAGAGAACGATGGATTGGAAGTGATGGTGGGAAAGAAGAAAGGCATTCAGGGTCATTATAACTCCTGTTACCTGGACTCCACGCTCTTCTG CCTGTTTGCATTCAGCTCAGTACTGGACACAGTGCTTTTGCGGCCGAGAGCTAAAACCGACGTGGAGTACTATAGAGAAACACAGGAGCTGCTACGAACGGAGATAGTCAACCCACTGCGCAT acaCGGTTATGTGTGTGCCACGAAAATTATGAAACTCAGGAGAATTCTGGAGAAGGTGGAGGCAGCGTCTGGCTTTACCTCtgaggagaaag ATCCTGAAGAGTTCCTGAACATTCTCTTTCACCACATCCTACGAGTGGATCCCTTACTCAAGCTGAG GTCCGCAGGGCAGAAGGTTCAGGACTCGTACTTCTATCAGATCTTCATGGATAAGAATGACAAAGTACTTGTGCCCACAAGTCAGCAGCTACTGGAGTGGTCTTTCATCAACAGTGACCTCAAGTTTGCAGAG gCTCCATCCTGCCTTATAATTCAGATGCCACGCTTTGGGAAAGAGTTCAAGATGTTTAACAAGATCTTCCCCTCTCTGGAGTTGGACATCACAGATCTGCTTGAAGACA ctcCCAGGGAGTGTCGTATTTGTGGAGGTTTAGCTCTGTATGAGTGTAAGGAGTGTTATGAAGATGGTGACATCACCCCGGGCAAGATTAAACAGTTCTGTGAAAAGTGTAACACACAG gtTCACCTCCACCCTCGGCGGAAGGCCCATCGCCACGGTAAGCTGTCGGTTCCTAAGGAGCTGCAGGAGGGGCTGTGTCGTCAGGGCTCGTTTCCACGGCAGCGGATGGAGTTGTTTGCGGTGTTGTGTATAGAGACTAGTCACTACGTGGCCTTTGTTAAGTATGGATCAGCTGACTCTGCGTGGCTGTTCTTCGACAGCATGGCAGACCGCGACG gAGGCCAGAATGGCTTTAACATCCCCCAGGTATCTCCGTGTCCTGAGGTGGGAGCGTACCTGAAGATGAGCCCTGAGGAGCTACATGCCCTGGACCCCAAAAACATCCAGGGTTTTGCCCGCCGTCTGCTCTGCGACgcatacatgtgcatgtacCAGAGCCCTACCATGAGCCTGTACAAATAA
- the cyld gene encoding ubiquitin carboxyl-terminal hydrolase CYLD isoform X2: MSSTLWSQEKPSGGYRDDWRFYIVVKECVVEKPPQKSQRIPRGSLGQACQERNSLGRTLPPSKGKRSLRILDQTNVVVSLDERDVRELDEKLAELLFPITNCEERYALLCNTPRLERARNIDCGSKVRVQLRSGDDPLPGVVRFKGALLPDRALSGIWFGVELLEEGRGQGFTEGSYQGQQLFRCEDECGVFVALDKLELWEDDDLEVDHVTLDSNEHDNEGDFPPLEINSRVLVQTTEGIEHGTIIFCDLLPGNESLGYFVGVDMDKPIGDWDGVFDGKLLCNFASLEHTRLVPICDVMPGLSKFSMQDQRLPKHSFASRGGGSDKQSSSQTKPKSKGLGMQSGGRSKSEFYYTLNGSSVHHPAQSKSKSTWYIDEVGEDPAKSLTDTPPDFNQPSPPSRAPPAASLSNDNKFHSLPFSLSRKTGSNGSMSYGPLSLSAQSVMGEQQEATPPPPPPAATAPSPRPASPQRGGQPGLEVGSLVEVKENPPLCGVIRWVGVPPGLQEPLAGLELEEECVGCTDGTFKGTRYFTCPPKKALFVKLKCCRPDSRFPSLPHSPNPIERCNSIAFGGYLSEVVYENTPPRTENDGLEVMVGKKKGIQGHYNSCYLDSTLFCLFAFSSVLDTVLLRPRAKTDVEYYRETQELLRTEIVNPLRIHGYVCATKIMKLRRILEKVEAASGFTSEEKDPEEFLNILFHHILRVDPLLKLRSAGQKVQDSYFYQIFMDKNDKVLVPTSQQLLEWSFINSDLKFAEAPSCLIIQMPRFGKEFKMFNKIFPSLELDITDLLEDTPRECRICGGLALYECKECYEDGDITPGKIKQFCEKCNTQVHLHPRRKAHRHGKLSVPKELQEGLCRQGSFPRQRMELFAVLCIETSHYVAFVKYGSADSAWLFFDSMADRDGGQNGFNIPQVSPCPEVGAYLKMSPEELHALDPKNIQGFARRLLCDAYMCMYQSPTMSLYK, encoded by the exons ATGAGCTCTACGTTGTGGAGCCAGGAGAAACCCAGCGGGGGTTACCGTGACGACTGGCGGTTCTACATCGTGGTGAAAGAATGCGTGGTGGAGAAGCCCCCTCAGAAGAGCCAGCGGATCCCTCGCGGGAGCCTGGGTCAGGCGTGCCAGGAGCGGAACAGCCTGGGCCGCACCTTACCGCCCAGCAAGGGCAAACGAAGCCTGCGTATCCTGGACCAGACCAACGTGGTGGTGAGCCTGGACGAGAGAGATGTTCGGGAGCTGGACGAGAAGCTGGCGGAGCTGCTTTTTCCCATCACTAACTGCGAGGAACGCTACGCCCTTCTGTGCAACACGCCCAGACTCGAACGAGCCCGGAACATTGACTGCGGCTCCAAGGTGCGCGTGCAGCTGCGGTCGGGGGACGACCCCCTGCCCGGAGTGGTGCGCTTTAAAGGGGCGCTGCTGCCCGACCGTGCCCTCTCTGGGATATGGTTTGGAGTGGAGCTGCTG GAGGAGGGTCGCGGACAGGGCTTCACGGAGGGCTCCTACCAGGGTCAGCAGCTCTTCCGCTGTGAGGATGAGTGCGGCGTCTTCGTCGCTCTCGACAAACTGGAGCTGTGGGAGGACGACGACCTTGAGGTCGATCACGTGACACTGGATTCTAACGAGCACGATAACGAGGGCGATTTCCCGCCGTTGGAGATTAACTCTCGCGTTCTGGTGCAAACCACTGAGGGTATTGAACACGGAACCATCATCTTTTGCGATTTGTTGCCTGGCAACGAGAGCCTAGGGTACTTTGTGGGAGTTGATATG gacaaaCCTATTGGAGACTGGGATGGTGTTTTTGATGGCAAGCTGCTGTGTAATTTCGCCAGCCTCGAACACACTCGTCTTGTTCCCATCTGTGACGTAATGCCAG GGCTGAGCA AGTTCTCCATGCAGGACCAGAGGCTCCCCAAACACAGCTTCGCTTCCAGAGGTGGTGGCAGTGACAAGCAGTCCTCCAGCCAGACTAAACCAAAGAGCAAAG GGTTAGGCATGCAGAGTGGAGGTAGAAGCAAATCAGAGTTTTATTACACTTTAAACGGCAGTTCTGTCCATCACCCTGCCCAATCCAAATCCAAAAGCACATGGTACATTGATGAAG TTGGGGAGGATCCTGCCAAGTCCTTGACGGACACGCCCCCTGACTTCAACCAACCTTCCCCTCCCTCCAGAGCTCCGCCCGCTGCCTCCCTGTCCAATGACAACAAATTCCACTCACTACCCTTTAGCCTGAGCCGCAAAACGGGGTCCAACGGGAGCATGAGCTATGGTCCGCTCTCCCTGTCTGCCCAATCAGTGATGGGGGAACAGCAGGAGGCcacacctccacccccacccccagctgCAACGGCCCCCTCCCCAAGGCCAGCGTCTCCCCAGCGAGGAGGGCAGCCCGGACTAGAAGTTGGCTCTCTGGTTGAGGTGAAAGAGAACCCTCCCCTGTGTGGGGTCATTCGCTGGGTGGGCGTGCCCCCCGGACTACAAGAACCCCTCGCTGGGTTAGAACTG gaggaggagtgtgtggggTGCACAGACGGCACGTTTAAAGGCACACGTTACTTCACATGCCCTCCTAAGAAAGCTCTGTTCGTCAAACTGAAGTGCTGCAGACCCGACTCGCGCTTCCCCTCTCTGCCCCATTCGCCAAATCCTATAGAGCGCTGCAACTCCAtcg CCTTTGGGGGCTACCTGAGTGAAGTGGTGTATGAAAACACCCCTCCGCGTACAGAGAACGATGGATTGGAAGTGATGGTGGGAAAGAAGAAAGGCATTCAGGGTCATTATAACTCCTGTTACCTGGACTCCACGCTCTTCTG CCTGTTTGCATTCAGCTCAGTACTGGACACAGTGCTTTTGCGGCCGAGAGCTAAAACCGACGTGGAGTACTATAGAGAAACACAGGAGCTGCTACGAACGGAGATAGTCAACCCACTGCGCAT acaCGGTTATGTGTGTGCCACGAAAATTATGAAACTCAGGAGAATTCTGGAGAAGGTGGAGGCAGCGTCTGGCTTTACCTCtgaggagaaag ATCCTGAAGAGTTCCTGAACATTCTCTTTCACCACATCCTACGAGTGGATCCCTTACTCAAGCTGAG GTCCGCAGGGCAGAAGGTTCAGGACTCGTACTTCTATCAGATCTTCATGGATAAGAATGACAAAGTACTTGTGCCCACAAGTCAGCAGCTACTGGAGTGGTCTTTCATCAACAGTGACCTCAAGTTTGCAGAG gCTCCATCCTGCCTTATAATTCAGATGCCACGCTTTGGGAAAGAGTTCAAGATGTTTAACAAGATCTTCCCCTCTCTGGAGTTGGACATCACAGATCTGCTTGAAGACA ctcCCAGGGAGTGTCGTATTTGTGGAGGTTTAGCTCTGTATGAGTGTAAGGAGTGTTATGAAGATGGTGACATCACCCCGGGCAAGATTAAACAGTTCTGTGAAAAGTGTAACACACAG gtTCACCTCCACCCTCGGCGGAAGGCCCATCGCCACGGTAAGCTGTCGGTTCCTAAGGAGCTGCAGGAGGGGCTGTGTCGTCAGGGCTCGTTTCCACGGCAGCGGATGGAGTTGTTTGCGGTGTTGTGTATAGAGACTAGTCACTACGTGGCCTTTGTTAAGTATGGATCAGCTGACTCTGCGTGGCTGTTCTTCGACAGCATGGCAGACCGCGACG gAGGCCAGAATGGCTTTAACATCCCCCAGGTATCTCCGTGTCCTGAGGTGGGAGCGTACCTGAAGATGAGCCCTGAGGAGCTACATGCCCTGGACCCCAAAAACATCCAGGGTTTTGCCCGCCGTCTGCTCTGCGACgcatacatgtgcatgtacCAGAGCCCTACCATGAGCCTGTACAAATAA